A region from the Triticum urartu cultivar G1812 chromosome 1, Tu2.1, whole genome shotgun sequence genome encodes:
- the LOC125556281 gene encoding silicon efflux transporter LSI2-like: protein MALESTAKVVLGCVAFSIFWVLAVFPSVPFMPVGRTAGSLLGAMLMVLFRVMTPEQAYAAIDLPILGLLFGTMVVSIFLERADMFQYLGSMLSWKSRGSKDLLFRVCLVSAVASALFTNDTTCVVLTEFILKVARQNNLPPQPFLLALASSSNIGSSATPIGNPQNLVIAVTSGISFGSFLFGIFPAMIVGVITNTCILLCYFWKHLSVDKERDQESAGGQDVVVADDEVTSHRFTPARMSRANSVNGDADYMNEPIRRSDSMSRSKSYNSEGDRDIQVAIRSVRASSMSQEMVEVSTVCDRRDDGPRKVTRTTSRQRSVIIEDAPEHIFDGDEKEKPHDEEVVKQKKWKVLAWKTAVYLTTLGMLVSLLMGLNMSWTAITAALVLLALDFTDAQACLEKVSYSLLIFFCGMFITVDGFNRTGIPNALWELVEPHARIDSAKGIALLAVVILVLSNVASNVPTVLLLGTRVAASAGAISPASEKKAWLILAWVSTVAGNLTLLGSAANLIVCEQARRAQFHGYNLTFWSHLRFGVPSTIIVTAIGLIIVVSY, encoded by the exons ATGGCGCTTGAGAGCACGGCCAAGGTGGTGCTGGGATGCGTGGCCTTCTCCATCTTCTGGGTGCTGGCCGTCTTCCCGTCCGTGCCCTTCATGCCGGTGGGCCGGACGGCGGGGTCTCTGCTGGGGGCCATGCTCATGGTGCTCTTCCGCGTCATGACCCCCGAGCAGGCCTACGCCGCCATCGACCTCCCCATCCTCGGCCTCCTCTTCGGCACCATGGTCGTCAGCATCTTCCTGGAGCGCGCCGACATGTTCCAGTACCTCGGCAGCATGCTCTCCTGGAAGAGCCGCGGCAGCAAGGACCTCCTCTTCCGCGTCTGCCTCGTCTCCGCCGTCGCCAGCGCGCTCTTCACCAACGACACCACCTGCGTCGTGCTCACCGAGTTCATCCTCAAGGTGGCCAGGCAGAACAACCTGCCCCCGCAGCCCTTCCTCCTGGCCCTCGCCTCCAGCTCCAACATCGGCTCCTCCGCCACGCCCATCGGCAACCCGCAGAACCTCGTCATCGCCGTCACCAGCGGCATCTCCTTCGGCTCCTTCCTCTTCGGCATCTTCCCGGCCATGATCGTTGGAGTCATCACCAACACCTGCATCCTCCTCTGTTACTTCTGGAAGCACCTCTCCGTCGACAAGGAGCGGGACCAAGAGTCGGCTGGGGGCCAGGACGTCGTTGTGGCCGACGACGAGGTCACCTCGCACCGGTTCACGCCCGCGAGGATGTCGCGCGCCAACTCGGTAAACGGCGACGCCGACTACATGAACGAGCCGATCCGCAGGAGTGACAGCATGAGCAGGAGCAAGAGCTACAACTCCGAGGGCGACCGCGACATCCAGGTCGCCATCAGGTCGGTGCGCGCGTCCAGCATGTCGCAGGAGATGGTGGAGGTGTCCACAGTGTGCGACCGGCGCGACGATGGCCCCCGGAAGGTGACCAGGACGACCAGCCGCCAGCGCAGCGTGATCATCGAGGACGCGCCCGAGCACATCTTCGACGGCGACGAGAAGGAGAAGCCGCACGACGAGGAGGTGGTGAAGCAGAAGAAGTGGAAGGTGCTCGCGTGGAAGACCGCCGTGTACCTCACGACGCTCGGGATGCTCGTCTCGCTCCTCATGGGGCTCAACATGTCCTGGACCGCCATCACCGCCGCCCTCGTCCTCCTGGCGCTCGATTTCACCGACGCACAAGCATGCCTAGAGAAG GTATCGTACTCGCTGTTGATCTTCTTCTGCGGGATGTTCATAACGGTGGATGGCTTCAACAGAACTGGCATACCCAACGCGCTCTGGGAGCTGGTGGAGCCGCACGCGAGGATCGACAGCGCCAAAGGAATCGCGCTTCTTGCCGTTGTGATTCTTGTTCTTTCAAATGTTGCCTCAAATGTTCCAACCG TGCTGCTGCTGGGCACAAGAGTGGCAGCATCCGCTGGTGCGATCTCACCTGCTTCGGAGAAGAAAGCCTGGCTCATACTAGCTTGGGTCAGCACGGTGGCGGGCAACCTCACCCTTCTGGGCTCAGCTGCGAACCTGATCGTGTGTGAGCAGGCGCGGCGGGCGCAGTTCCATGGCTACAACCTCACCTTCTGGAGCCACCTTCGTTTCGGCGTGCCGTCgaccatcatcgtcaccgctaTTGGCCTCATTATCGTCGTGAGCTACTGA